One genomic segment of Thermus aquaticus includes these proteins:
- a CDS encoding DUF2283 domain-containing protein, giving the protein MRITYDGKADALYIAFGEGPATVQEVAEG; this is encoded by the coding sequence GTGAGGATCACGTACGACGGAAAGGCGGATGCCCTCTACATCGCCTTCGGGGAAGGGCCGGCCACGGTTCAGGAGGTGGCCGAGGGGAT